A stretch of the Rhinolophus sinicus isolate RSC01 unplaced genomic scaffold, ASM3656204v1 Contig192, whole genome shotgun sequence genome encodes the following:
- the LOC109451079 gene encoding LOW QUALITY PROTEIN: protocadherin beta-7 (The sequence of the model RefSeq protein was modified relative to this genomic sequence to represent the inferred CDS: inserted 10 bases in 6 codons) gives SGTALVRILVLDINDNVPEFVQSLYKVQVPENSPVGSLVVAVSARDLDTGSNGEIVYAFFYATERILKTFQINSTSGNIQLKAELNYEEIQTYTLTIQAKDGGGFSGKCTVVVHVTDINDNPPELLMSSLTSPIAENSAKTVVAVFRIRDKDSGNNAKMVCSIQDDLPFVLKPSVENFYTLVTESPLDRESQAEYNITITVSDLGTPRLKTQHNITVLVSDVNDNAPAFTQTSYTLFVRENNSPALHIGSVSATDRDAGANAQVTYSLLPPQDPHLPLAALVSINADNGQLFALRALDYEALQALEFRVGATDRGSPALSSQALVRVVLDANDNSPFVLYPLQNGSAPCTELVPRAASXGYLVSKVVAVDGDXGQNAWLSYQLLKATEPGLFGVWAXNGEVRTPRLLSEPDAAKHSLLLLVNVNGGPPLSVSLTLHVLLVDGFXQPYLPLPEAAXRPAQADPLTVYLVIALASVSTLFLFSVLAYIGVRLCRRXRAASLGGCSVPEGHFPGHLVDVSGTGTLSQSYQYEVCLKGGSGSNEFKFLKPILSNLQSQSMGREVEEHPSFQNDLGF, from the exons TCCGGGACCGCTCTGGTACGCATACTAGTTTTGGACATAAATGATAACGTCCCTGAATTTGTACAGTCGCTCTATAAGGTGCAGGTGCCGGAGAACAGCCCTGTTGGCTCCTTGGTTGTTGCCGTGTCAGCTAGAGATTTAGATACCGGAAGTAATGGGGAAAtagtttatgcatttttttatgcaactgaaagaattctcaaaacgTTTCAAATCAATTCAACATCTGGCAATATTCAACTTAAAGCCGAATTGAACTATGAGGAAATACAAACTTACACATTAACTATTCAGGCAAAGGATGGTGGAGGGTTTTCTGGAAAATGCACCGTGGTGGTTCACGTAACAGATATCAATGATAATCCACCAGAACTGCTCATGTCATCACTTACTAGCCCAATTGCAGAAAACTCTGCCAAGACAGTCGTGGCTGTTTTTAGGATTAGAGACAAAGATTCAGGGAACAATGCAAAGATGGTGTGCTCCATCCAAGATGATCTCCCCTTCGTCCTGAAGCCATCTGTAGAGAATTTCTACACCTTGGTAACAGAGAGCCCGCTGGACAGAGAGAGCCAGGCCGAGTACAACATCACGATCACCGTCAGCGACTTGGGGACCCCCAGGCTGAAAACCCAGCACAACATAACCGTGCTGGTCTCCGACGTCAACGACAACGCCCCGGCCTTCACCCAAACCTCCTACACCCTGTTCGTCCGCGAGAACAACAGCCCCGCCCTGCACATAGGCAGCGTCAGCGCCACCGACAGAGACGCGGGCGCCAACGCCCAGGTCACCTACTCGCTGCTGCCGCCACAGGACCCGCACCTGCCCCTGGCCGCCCTGGTGTCCATCAACGCCGACAACGGGCAGCTGTTCGCCCTGAGAGCGCTGGATTACGAGGCCCTGCAGGCCTTGGAGTTCCGCGTGGGCGCCACGGACCGCGGCTCCCCTGCGCTGAGCAGCCAGGCGCTGGTGCGCGTGGTGCTGGACGCCAACGACAACTCGCCCTTCGTGCTGTACCCGCTGCAGAACGGCTCTGCGCCCTGCACCGAGCTGGTGCCCAGGGCGGCGAG CGGCTACCTGGTGAGCAAGGTGGTGGCGGTGGACGGAGA TGGCCAGAACGCCTGGCTGTCGTACCAGCTGCTCAAGGCCACGGAGCCCGGGCTGTTCGGCGTGTGGGC CAACGGCGAGGTGCGCACGCCGCGGCTGCTGAGCGAGCCCGACGCGGCCAAGCACAGCCTGCTGCTCCTGGTCAACGTCAATGGCGGGCCCCCGCTGTCGGTCAGCCTCACGCTGCACGTGCTGCTGGTGGACGGCTT GCAGCCCTACCTGCCGCTCCCGGAAGCGG GCCGACCGGCCCAGGCCGACCCGCTCACGGTCTACCTGGTCATCGCGTTGGCGTCGGTGTCGACGCTCTTCCTGTTCTCGGTGCTGGCGTACATCGGAGTGCGGCTGTGCAGGA GCAGGGCCGCCTCGTTGGGTGGCTGCTCGGTGCCCGAGGGCCACTTTCCGGGCCACCTGGTGGATGTCAGCGGTACTGGGACCCTGTCCCAGAGCTACCAGTATGAGGTGTGTCTGAAGGGAGGTTCTGGGAGTAATGAGTTCAAGTTCCTGAAGCCTATTCTCTCGAATCTGCAGTCTCAGAGCATGGGGAGGGAAGTGGAAGAACATCCTTCATTTCAGAATGATTTGGGTTTCTaa